A portion of the Kribbella jejuensis genome contains these proteins:
- a CDS encoding TetR/AcrR family transcriptional regulator: protein MKDTIWTRERKASPARETLSRDQIVATAMKLLDTEGLTGLSMRKLAAKLDSGATSLYWHVPTKDDLIDLLIDEVWGEIDVPEPELAGWRSGALLFGHSLRSAVLRHPWLPEVMYTRPSIGPKAMGLGARGMVLFGAAGFSDREVDLAMGSVMSYVLGTASAEVATREMRRKSGQSEHEWVADLLEQAQSAAGDYPEMQASVRRRTATDLDTALTESFVYGLDALLDGLQTRVKK from the coding sequence ATGAAGGACACGATCTGGACCAGGGAACGCAAGGCGTCCCCCGCTCGCGAGACGCTCAGCCGGGACCAGATCGTGGCCACCGCGATGAAGCTCCTCGACACCGAGGGCCTGACCGGCCTGAGCATGCGCAAGCTGGCCGCGAAGCTCGACTCCGGCGCGACCAGCCTGTACTGGCACGTCCCGACCAAGGACGACCTGATCGACCTGCTGATCGACGAGGTCTGGGGCGAGATCGACGTACCCGAACCGGAGCTGGCCGGCTGGCGGAGCGGGGCACTGCTGTTCGGGCACAGCCTGCGGTCCGCCGTACTGCGCCATCCCTGGCTGCCCGAGGTGATGTACACCCGGCCGAGCATCGGGCCGAAGGCGATGGGACTCGGCGCCCGCGGCATGGTGCTGTTCGGCGCGGCCGGGTTCTCCGACCGCGAGGTCGACCTGGCGATGGGCAGCGTGATGTCGTACGTCCTGGGTACGGCCAGCGCCGAGGTCGCCACCCGCGAGATGCGCCGCAAGTCCGGACAGTCCGAGCACGAGTGGGTCGCCGACCTGCTCGAGCAGGCCCAGTCCGCGGCCGGCGACTACCCCGAGATGCAGGCGTCCGTACGCCGCCGGACCGCGACCGACCTCGACACCGCCCTCACCGAGTCCTTCGTCTACGGCCTCGACGCGTTGCTCGACGGCCTCCAGACACGCGTCAAGAAGTAA
- the pheS gene encoding phenylalanine--tRNA ligase subunit alpha — MSGPNTDYDPVEVTPLHAEEVERTRDEALTAFTGAADLAALQEAKSAHLGDKSPIVLANREIGALPPQARKEAGQRIGAARKAINEAFAARLAVLEAEHEEQMLATERVDVTLPWHTPELGARHPLSLISEQVADVFTALGWDVAEGPEVEAEWLNFDALNFQPDHPARQMQDTFFVEPAGSGKVLRTHTSPVQSRSMLSRKPPIYVICPGRVFRTDELDATHTPVFYQVEGLVVDEGITLAHLKGTLDHFVVSMFGEGLEARLRPNFFPFTEPSAEVDLKCFVCRGASVGNPDRPCRTCGSEGWIEWGGCGVVNPRVLQANGIDTERYSGFAFGMGLERTLMFRNGVEDMRDMVEGDVRFSRQFGMEI; from the coding sequence ATGTCCGGTCCCAACACTGATTACGACCCGGTCGAAGTGACGCCGCTGCATGCCGAAGAGGTGGAGCGGACCCGTGACGAGGCCTTGACGGCGTTTACCGGGGCGGCCGATCTGGCTGCCCTGCAGGAGGCGAAGTCGGCGCATCTGGGCGACAAGTCGCCGATCGTGCTGGCCAACCGGGAGATCGGCGCGCTGCCGCCGCAGGCCCGCAAGGAGGCCGGTCAGCGGATCGGCGCCGCCCGGAAGGCGATCAACGAGGCGTTCGCGGCCCGGCTCGCGGTGCTCGAGGCCGAGCACGAGGAGCAGATGCTCGCCACCGAGCGTGTCGACGTGACGCTGCCGTGGCACACCCCCGAGCTGGGCGCGCGGCACCCGCTGTCGCTGATCTCCGAACAGGTCGCGGACGTGTTCACTGCGCTCGGCTGGGATGTCGCCGAGGGTCCCGAGGTCGAGGCCGAGTGGCTCAACTTCGACGCGCTGAACTTCCAGCCCGACCACCCGGCGCGGCAGATGCAGGACACCTTCTTCGTCGAGCCGGCCGGCTCCGGCAAGGTGCTGCGGACGCACACGTCGCCGGTGCAGTCGCGGTCGATGCTGAGCCGCAAGCCGCCGATCTACGTGATCTGCCCGGGCCGGGTGTTCCGCACCGACGAGCTGGACGCGACGCACACGCCGGTCTTCTACCAGGTCGAGGGCCTCGTGGTGGACGAAGGCATCACGCTCGCCCACCTCAAGGGCACCCTGGACCACTTCGTCGTGTCGATGTTCGGCGAGGGCCTGGAGGCGCGGCTCCGGCCGAACTTCTTCCCGTTCACCGAGCCGTCGGCCGAGGTCGACCTGAAGTGCTTCGTCTGCCGCGGCGCGTCCGTCGGCAACCCGGACCGCCCGTGCCGTACCTGTGGCAGCGAGGGCTGGATCGAGTGGGGCGGCTGCGGCGTGGTGAACCCGCGGGTGCTGCAGGCCAACGGCATCGACACCGAGCGGTACTCGGGCTTCGCCTTCGGCATGGGCCTGGAGCGGACGCTGATGTTCCGCAACGGCGTCGAGGACATGCGGGACATGGTCGAGGGTGACGTGCGGTTCAGCCGCCAGTTCGGGATGGAGATCTGA
- a CDS encoding gamma-glutamyltransferase, which translates to MSGRHPRVAVAAPNVAAADAGVRVAAEGGNAVDAAIAATLVTMVNEIGVVSPASGGFVTLQVAGGEPVTIDGWVEMPGRGLSTDSFGRGVWDITTDYGGGTTTTVGHGSVATPGGMKALDLAHRRSGKAPWREVVQPAIDVARNGFPLSRTSGYYLGFTHEIIFGWHQPSHGVVHDADGEVIKAGSTVVIPELAEALELIGRDGAETMYTGQLAQLLIQDMAANDGILTAEDLAAYEAVVRPALVVKQNGWRLATNPPPAVGGVAAAAMLALLDGVPTDGSWRQSELERLIDVQHAVLGRRLAELDAEDARKLEGQKLLDLAAAGDLRALTSPSTATVSVVDDEGDACAITVSSGYGSGVLTPGTGIWLNNALGEQELLHGGPHSLAPGTRLTSNMAPSVARRDSDGAVLAISSPGSDRIPTAIAQVYALYTHGGLSLREAVEHPRLHVRVREDVVVDYEDDLPVSGSTALPTRPMPPHSMYFGGVAAAFWDPADGLLAVGDPRRTGAVAISPT; encoded by the coding sequence ATGAGCGGCAGGCATCCGCGGGTGGCGGTGGCGGCGCCGAATGTGGCGGCTGCCGATGCCGGTGTGCGGGTGGCGGCCGAGGGCGGCAATGCGGTGGATGCCGCGATCGCGGCCACGCTCGTCACGATGGTGAACGAGATCGGTGTGGTGTCGCCGGCGTCCGGTGGGTTCGTCACGCTGCAGGTGGCCGGCGGTGAGCCGGTCACGATCGACGGCTGGGTGGAGATGCCCGGCCGCGGCCTGTCGACGGACAGCTTCGGGCGCGGCGTCTGGGACATCACCACCGACTACGGCGGCGGTACGACGACCACCGTCGGCCACGGATCGGTCGCCACACCGGGCGGGATGAAGGCGCTCGACCTGGCCCATCGCCGATCCGGGAAGGCGCCGTGGCGTGAGGTCGTCCAGCCCGCGATCGACGTCGCCCGCAACGGTTTCCCGCTGAGCCGCACCTCGGGGTACTACCTCGGCTTCACCCACGAGATCATCTTCGGCTGGCACCAACCCAGCCACGGTGTCGTACACGACGCGGACGGCGAGGTGATCAAGGCCGGCAGTACGGTCGTGATCCCGGAGTTGGCCGAGGCGCTCGAGCTGATCGGCCGCGACGGCGCCGAGACCATGTACACCGGCCAGCTCGCCCAGCTCCTGATCCAGGACATGGCCGCGAACGACGGCATCCTCACCGCCGAGGACCTCGCGGCGTACGAGGCCGTCGTCCGTCCGGCCCTGGTCGTGAAGCAGAACGGCTGGCGGCTCGCCACGAACCCGCCGCCCGCGGTCGGTGGAGTCGCGGCGGCGGCGATGCTCGCGCTGCTCGATGGCGTACCGACCGACGGGAGCTGGCGGCAGTCGGAGCTGGAGCGCCTGATCGACGTGCAGCACGCCGTACTGGGCCGCCGGCTCGCAGAGCTCGATGCGGAGGACGCACGGAAGCTCGAAGGGCAGAAGCTGCTCGACCTGGCCGCGGCCGGTGACCTGCGCGCGCTGACCTCCCCGAGTACGGCGACGGTGTCGGTCGTCGACGACGAGGGCGACGCGTGCGCGATCACGGTCTCCTCGGGCTACGGCTCCGGCGTACTCACCCCGGGCACCGGCATCTGGCTGAACAACGCGCTCGGTGAGCAGGAGCTCCTGCACGGCGGCCCGCACAGCCTCGCCCCGGGCACCCGGCTCACCTCGAACATGGCGCCGAGCGTCGCCCGACGCGACAGCGACGGCGCCGTGCTCGCGATCAGCTCGCCCGGTTCGGACCGGATCCCCACTGCGATCGCCCAGGTCTACGCCCTGTACACGCACGGCGGGCTCAGCCTCCGCGAGGCCGTCGAGCATCCGCGGCTGCACGTCCGCGTCCGCGAGGATGTCGTCGTCGACTACGAGGACGACCTGCCGGTGTCCGGTTCGACCGCGTTGCCGACCCGCCCGATGCCGCCGCACTCGATGTACTTCGGCGGTGTCGCGGCCGCGTTCTGGGATCCGGCCGACGGCCTGCTGGCGGTCGGCGACCCGCGCCGCACCGGAGCGGTGGCGATCTCGCCGACCTAG
- the pheT gene encoding phenylalanine--tRNA ligase subunit beta, translated as MRVPLSWLREYVDLPADVTGRQVAEQLIRAGLEVETVEESDLTGPLVVGKVLTYENEPQKNGKTIRWCSLDIGKDEPQWVVCGAHNFEVGDLVVVVLPGAVLPGGFAIAARKTYGHVSNGMICSSTELGLGDDGTHGIVVLEPGEAKPGDDAIELLSLRDDVLDIAVTPDRGYCLSIRGVAREAATAYGVPLKDPAELALNGSGANGYPVRVDDAGACSVFVTRTVTGIDPQALSPRWMQKRLLASGMRPISIGVDVANYVMLELGQPIHTYDEARLSGGIVVRRANAGEKLMTLDDQTRELDAEDLLITDDSGPIGIAGVMGGASTEISDATTDVVIEAAHFDPIVIARASRRHKLSSEASRRFEREVDPALPRYAAQRVADLLAEHAGGTILPDETVVDTHPAPSPVNLRADHAARVAGAVITLDETLKHLQSVGCTVEAAAADAVAAPLAAGAHAPALETVGTTTLGSSRLVGDDLLAVTPPSWRPDLRDPNDFAEEVIRLFGYDNVPSVLPAAPGGQGLTVSQRRRRRVATALVGAGLTEVVSYPFTGDADFDAMAIPADDSRRTTVKLVNPLSDEEPSMQTTLLATLLRTAERNVGRGATDLAIFQTGLVFLPKAETKPAPLPSVAHRPSDDEIQALYDALPDQPLHVGAVLTGSLTPTGWWGKGRPAGWADAVQIARLIASAVGVEPVVKNAELAPWHPGRCAEFSLEDGTVVGHAGELHPKVCQAFGLPARSSALELDLDALIAAGPESITAHPFSSYPVAKEDVALIVAADVPAADVQDALAEGAGELLESVRLFDVYTGEQIGEGKKSLAFALRFRAPDRTLKENEVADARQAAVQVTVDRFNAVQRVG; from the coding sequence ATGCGGGTCCCACTGTCATGGCTTCGTGAGTACGTCGACCTCCCGGCTGACGTCACCGGCCGCCAGGTCGCGGAGCAGCTGATCCGGGCCGGCCTCGAGGTGGAGACCGTCGAGGAGTCCGACCTGACCGGGCCGCTCGTGGTCGGCAAGGTGCTGACGTACGAGAACGAGCCGCAGAAGAACGGCAAGACGATCCGCTGGTGTTCGCTCGACATCGGCAAGGACGAGCCGCAGTGGGTGGTTTGTGGCGCCCACAACTTCGAGGTCGGAGATCTCGTGGTCGTCGTGCTGCCGGGTGCGGTGCTGCCCGGCGGGTTCGCGATCGCCGCGCGGAAGACGTACGGGCACGTGTCGAACGGCATGATCTGCTCGAGCACGGAGCTCGGCCTCGGCGACGACGGCACGCACGGGATCGTGGTGCTCGAGCCCGGCGAGGCGAAGCCGGGTGACGACGCGATCGAGCTGCTCTCGCTGCGGGACGACGTGCTGGACATCGCGGTGACGCCCGACCGCGGGTACTGCCTGTCGATCCGCGGCGTCGCGCGCGAGGCGGCGACGGCGTACGGCGTACCGCTCAAGGATCCGGCCGAGCTCGCGTTGAACGGTTCGGGTGCGAATGGGTATCCGGTGCGCGTCGACGATGCTGGCGCGTGCAGCGTGTTCGTGACGCGGACGGTGACCGGGATCGACCCGCAGGCGTTGTCGCCGCGGTGGATGCAGAAGCGGCTGCTCGCGTCCGGGATGCGGCCGATCTCGATCGGGGTCGACGTCGCGAACTACGTGATGCTCGAGCTCGGGCAGCCGATCCACACCTACGACGAGGCGCGGCTGTCCGGCGGGATCGTCGTCCGGCGGGCGAACGCCGGCGAGAAGCTGATGACGCTCGACGACCAGACCCGCGAGCTGGACGCCGAGGACCTGCTGATCACCGACGACTCCGGGCCGATCGGTATCGCGGGCGTGATGGGTGGTGCGTCGACCGAGATCTCCGATGCGACCACCGATGTCGTGATCGAGGCCGCGCACTTCGACCCGATCGTGATCGCGCGCGCGTCGCGCCGGCACAAGTTGTCGTCGGAGGCATCGCGGCGCTTCGAACGCGAGGTCGACCCGGCCCTCCCGCGGTACGCCGCCCAGCGCGTCGCGGACCTGCTCGCCGAACACGCCGGCGGCACGATCCTCCCGGACGAGACCGTCGTCGACACACACCCGGCCCCGTCCCCGGTCAACCTCCGCGCCGACCACGCAGCCCGAGTCGCCGGCGCGGTCATCACCTTGGACGAGACTCTGAAGCACCTGCAGTCCGTCGGCTGTACGGTCGAGGCTGCCGCGGCTGACGCGGTCGCCGCTCCGTTGGCGGCGGGTGCACACGCCCCCGCGCTCGAGACCGTCGGTACCACCACCCTTGGATCGTCCAGGCTGGTTGGTGATGATCTGTTGGCGGTGACCCCGCCGTCCTGGCGGCCGGATTTGCGGGATCCGAACGACTTTGCCGAGGAAGTCATTCGGCTGTTCGGGTACGACAACGTGCCTTCGGTGTTGCCGGCGGCGCCGGGTGGGCAGGGGCTCACGGTGTCGCAGCGGCGGCGGCGTCGGGTGGCGACCGCGCTGGTCGGTGCCGGGCTGACCGAGGTGGTGTCCTATCCGTTCACGGGTGACGCCGACTTCGACGCGATGGCTATTCCGGCCGACGATTCCCGGCGTACGACGGTCAAGCTGGTCAACCCGCTGTCCGACGAAGAGCCGTCGATGCAGACGACCCTGCTCGCGACCCTGCTCCGGACCGCCGAGCGGAACGTCGGCCGCGGCGCCACGGACCTGGCGATCTTCCAGACCGGCCTGGTCTTCCTGCCCAAGGCCGAGACGAAGCCCGCGCCGCTGCCGTCGGTGGCGCATCGCCCGAGCGACGACGAGATCCAGGCGCTGTACGACGCCCTCCCGGACCAGCCGCTCCACGTCGGCGCGGTGCTGACCGGTTCGCTGACGCCGACCGGCTGGTGGGGCAAGGGCCGTCCGGCCGGCTGGGCCGACGCGGTGCAGATCGCTCGGCTGATCGCGTCCGCGGTCGGCGTCGAGCCGGTGGTGAAGAACGCGGAGCTCGCGCCGTGGCACCCGGGCCGGTGTGCGGAGTTCTCGCTCGAAGACGGCACGGTCGTCGGTCACGCGGGCGAACTGCACCCGAAGGTGTGCCAGGCGTTCGGGTTGCCGGCCCGGTCGAGTGCGCTCGAGCTGGACCTGGACGCGCTGATCGCGGCGGGCCCGGAGTCGATCACCGCGCACCCGTTCTCGTCGTACCCGGTCGCGAAGGAGGATGTCGCGCTGATCGTGGCGGCGGACGTCCCGGCGGCCGACGTACAGGATGCGCTGGCCGAAGGTGCGGGCGAGCTGCTGGAGTCGGTGCGGCTGTTCGACGTGTACACGGGCGAGCAGATCGGCGAGGGCAAGAAGTCGCTGGCGTTCGCGCTGCGATTCCGGGCCCCGGACCGCACGCTGAAGGAGAACGAGGTCGCCGATGCCCGCCAGGCCGCGGTCCAGGTGACGGTCGACCGCTTCAACGCCGTCCAACGGGTCGGCTGA
- a CDS encoding MFS transporter, with translation MTSTPFESSETATGHPRRWWILLILCLSLLVLVVDNTVLNLAIPSLMRDLDATPADIQWVIDAYILAFAGLLLTAGSLSDRYGRRKMLLFGLVIFGAASLLATLAENPWQLIACRGLMGVGGSLLMPSTLSLLFTVFPPEEQRKAMAGWSMVAMVGVVAGPTVGGVLLNHFWWGSIFLLNVPIAVLAIIGTLALIPESKGPARDVDPVGAVLTMVGMASIVWAIVSIPLHGWGSARVLGGLAVGVVALTAFALWEKRSEHPMVPLALFKDRRFSGTSFSIVLLSFTAGGLLLALTQYLQFALGYTPLKAGLALIPYALSAALFNGLGATLGKKIADRTLISLGLLIIAGSFAILTQVSDTSGYGLLIVGLLVMGVGGGLAGPAAYTLLMQAVPPDHRGVGSAMNDTVQQTGAALSVAVLGSVLAAAYSSALPDSVPEAARKSIADTLALGPDFFLAAKHAFVDAMSIAMTVGAAGALAGAVVALAVLPKGQAKVQDTATVDDPVH, from the coding sequence GTGACTAGTACACCGTTCGAGTCTTCGGAAACCGCGACCGGGCACCCCCGGCGCTGGTGGATCCTGCTGATCCTGTGCCTGAGCCTGCTGGTTCTGGTCGTCGACAACACCGTGCTGAACCTGGCCATCCCGTCGCTGATGCGCGACCTGGACGCGACTCCTGCCGATATCCAGTGGGTGATCGACGCCTACATCCTGGCGTTCGCCGGGCTCTTGCTGACCGCCGGAAGCCTGTCCGACCGGTACGGGCGACGGAAGATGCTGCTGTTCGGCCTGGTGATCTTCGGCGCCGCCTCGCTGCTCGCCACCCTCGCCGAGAACCCGTGGCAACTCATCGCCTGCCGCGGGCTGATGGGCGTCGGTGGCTCGCTGCTGATGCCGAGCACGCTGTCGCTGCTGTTCACGGTGTTCCCGCCGGAGGAGCAGCGCAAGGCGATGGCCGGCTGGTCGATGGTCGCGATGGTCGGCGTGGTGGCCGGCCCGACGGTCGGCGGCGTCCTGCTGAACCACTTCTGGTGGGGTTCGATCTTCCTGCTGAACGTGCCGATCGCGGTGCTCGCGATCATCGGCACGCTCGCGCTGATCCCGGAGTCGAAGGGCCCGGCGCGCGACGTCGACCCGGTGGGTGCGGTGCTGACGATGGTCGGGATGGCGTCGATCGTGTGGGCGATCGTCTCGATCCCGCTGCACGGCTGGGGATCGGCCCGGGTGCTCGGCGGGCTGGCGGTCGGCGTGGTCGCGCTGACGGCGTTCGCGCTGTGGGAGAAGCGGAGTGAGCATCCGATGGTGCCGCTCGCGTTGTTCAAGGACCGGCGGTTCAGCGGTACGAGTTTCTCGATCGTGCTGCTGTCGTTCACCGCGGGTGGCCTGCTGCTGGCGCTGACGCAGTACCTGCAGTTCGCGCTCGGGTACACGCCGTTGAAGGCCGGGCTGGCGCTGATCCCGTACGCGTTGTCGGCAGCGCTGTTCAACGGTCTGGGCGCGACGCTCGGAAAGAAGATCGCCGACCGGACACTGATTTCCCTCGGGCTGCTGATCATCGCGGGCAGCTTCGCGATCCTGACGCAGGTGTCGGACACCAGCGGGTACGGACTGCTGATCGTCGGCCTGCTCGTGATGGGCGTCGGCGGCGGCCTGGCCGGTCCGGCCGCGTACACCTTGCTGATGCAGGCCGTGCCGCCGGACCACCGTGGCGTCGGCTCCGCGATGAACGACACCGTCCAGCAGACGGGCGCCGCGCTGTCGGTCGCCGTACTGGGCAGTGTGTTGGCGGCGGCGTACTCGTCGGCCCTTCCGGACTCGGTCCCCGAGGCGGCGCGTAAGTCGATCGCCGACACCCTCGCCCTGGGCCCGGACTTCTTCCTCGCCGCAAAGCACGCCTTCGTCGACGCCATGTCGATCGCGATGACGGTCGGCGCCGCGGGCGCGCTCGCTGGTGCCGTCGTCGCCCTCGCAGTCCTCCCGAAGGGTCAGGCCAAGGTCCAGGACACCGCGACCGTGGACGACCCGGTGCACTGA